The window AAAGGTTATTTATAATCAGGGCTGGCAGGTCGGTGGGTGGGGCAGGAACCCGGGGCAGGCGCAGTGGCAGGAGCCGGCTTACCTGCTTCCCGCCACCGGGACTGGGCGGGGCGGACGGGGAGGAGCTGCGCACACAACCTGTGGACAACTCGGCGGCCGGCCGACAGACTTTCGCGGGGACGGGCCAAGGGCCGTGGGGGTCCCGGAAGACTGGGAGAGCGAGAACTCAAACTTGGATAGAGGAGTGACCTGGGGGCCGGGGGCGGAGCCGCGAGCGGGGAGGCGGGAGCGAGCGGGAGCGCGCTGGCCCAGGAAGCGGAGAGCGCCGCCCACCCATCCGGGGCGAAAGCGCTGCAGGCAGAGGCAGGCTGGGCCGGGGGCTGCCGGCCCTCGACCCCTACCGTGACCCTGCAGCCTTCAGTCCTCCCCCAAGATGATGAAGAGGCAGCTGCATCGCATGCGGCAGCTGGCCCAGACGGGCAGCTTGGGACGGTGAGTGCCCACCCCATCCCTTTCAGCCTCAGGCTCACCCCCACATGACCCGAGGGAAGGTGGAGGGGTCGGGGAGGCTGAGGGCAGCTGGACAGCTACCCTCTGACTAGCCTGAGCCCTGCGgctcttcctcccctctgaatgccacccccacctcccagccagaGCTGGAGGGAAAGGCGCTGGCTTTGGGGGGAAGAGGAACCCTCACGCATGATCGAAGGGGGGTGCGGGGAGGATCAAGGATGCTGAGTCTTCTCTGACTCCGTGAGTCTCTGAGTGAACGCTGCTCCCTAACCTCATTTGTCCCCTCTGTACAATGGGGACAGTTAACCATCTCTGGTTGTCTGGGGGGAAGGGCGGTCAGGGCCCCAGACcttgggggagggcaggagactGGGTCCTGgcgaggtgggaggaggggcctgCCCCTCTCCTGCTGTGTGCCCCTCCTCCACCCGCCCCGGGgccttctgcttctctgtcctGCTTCTCCTTTCCCAGCCTCAGGTGGACACCTCCCTAGGCCTCCCTGTACCCACACTCAGAGCTGGTGGAGGGGAGGACGGAAGTTTGGAGAGCTCCCTGGGCCTGTCTTCTCTCCTGTTCCCCCTACATTGGGAGTTTCCCAGGGGATGGGTTCAGGGTCCAGAGACCTGGTTCTTGTCTCACACTGGCACAGATGCTTGTGTGGGCCTGGGCAGTCAGGCCACAGTGTCTCCATGTGTCCCCAGGCAGGGGCCCAGGGCCTGCCCCCATTAGGTGCAGAGTCCTATGTGACTGACAGCCCCAGAGTCTGAGCTCAAACACTTCCCGTTCTTGGGGCCAGCCCAGGCCTCCTCTCCCCAGGGTCAGCAGGAGACAGGCTGGGTCCTGGGGTGCCTCCCCCAGTCCTCCTTCGGTTTTGTCCGCCCTCTCTCAGAAGTCCTCTTACAGAACACAGCCCTGGGTGGAGGAGGAAAAAGCCATGTATCCTATTGCCACCCCCATGGAATGTGCTCCGACTGGGATGAGGCAGGCAGGCGGGCCACCCAGGGCGGGCCCCAACTGGGAGGGGCATTGGAAGCAACTAGGGTCCAGGTGCcctgttgggggggggggcagaagtTTTCCTAACCTGGACCAGCTCAGCAGAagctctctcccccccacccccccacagcACCCCGGAGACTGCTGAGTTCCTGGGTGAGGACCTGCAGCAGGTACATGCCTGGGCGGGCCAGCCACGGGTGGCAAGGCAGGCCTGTGCAGGCTGTCAGCAGAGGGCCGGGCGGGGATGCCAACTGGGGGCCCGGCTTGAGTCATTCCCCAAGCTATTGGCCATGGAGTCcccaggaagagggaagggaaaggtggTTCCTGCTGTGGGGAAGAAAGAATAGGGTAGTGGGGTGTGGGGGACAACAACCCGGGATCCATAACCACCTTGCTCCCTCCCAGGTGGAGCAGCGGCTGGAGCCAGCCAAGCGAGCAGCCCACAATGTCCACAAGCGACTGCAGGCCTGTCTGCAGGGCCAGAGTGGGGCAGATATGGACAAGCGGGTGGTGAGTGGGGGTTCCAAGGAGGAGGGGTCCTGGGCAGGACACCTCTGTCCAATGGAGGAGTGAGGTCGGGGCTGGAGTTTCCCTGCCAGTCTGAGCCACTGGCCCCAAGGGAGTGAAGCCTGCTCTGTCCCAAGCCCCCCTCCTTCAGCACCCCACTCATAAGTCCTATGTCTTCcccatcaccttttttttttaaccattttttttaaagattttattggggaaggggtataggattttattggggaactgtgtatttccaggactttttattggggaacagtcgtgtgtttttcccaggactcatcagctccatccaagtcaagttgttgtcctttcaatcttggttgtggagggcgcagctcagctccaggtccagttgcctgttgttagttcagggggcgcagcccaccatctcttgcaggagttgaaccggcaaccttgtggttgatagcccgcgctccaaccaactgagctatttggccacccgggagctgagcagcagctcattccTTCATTCTaattgcagagggtgcagctcgctggcccacttgggaatcgaaccggcagccccattgcccaaagttcacgctctgaccaactgagccacccgtccacccccaTCACCTTCTtgaccctgccctccccccccaacacacacacacaccaatttccTGAGCCAAGGCCAGGCCTCTGACTGCACCTGAACTTCCCTGTCCAGTCAAGTCTTAGACCTGAGCAGTCCCTCTCCACTGGGGCAGTCTGTgagggcttcctgaaggaagtGGCATTGGAGCTGGATTTTGAGTGATAGTGATACTCACTGGTATTAATCAACAGCCAGTATTTATGGACTGATTACTGCTCGTCTGTTGCTAAGATGTGTCAATGCATTGCTTCATTCAATGCTGACAACCATCCTAGGAGGAGATTCCCTTTATTAGCgcttatacagatgaggaaatggagacttagagaggtaaagtgactcacttaatgtcacacagctagtaagttgcataactgagatttgaaccctgGTCTCTGAACAAAGCTGGTGTTCTCCAAAAATAGGTAGGAATGGGTCAGGCATATTTTGGAATCAGTCAACAATTCAATGTGGCCAGAGCTCTGGCGGTGAGGGGCAGCAATAGGAGCTGTGGAGGGTTTGAGCCAGGCTCTGCAGTGGCTGGGTCAGCCACATGTGCCCTGGGGCAGGGGACAGCCAGTCCTATTCCAGCTCTTCCATTCCCTCTCCAACTGTGTGTCCTTGGCGAGCCCTCTGTTCTTAGTTTTCCAGTCTGTGATGGGACTTGGTCATTTATTCTAACCCAAGCAAGTGGCttctgggaggaagaaaggggaccCCAGAGGGGTGGAAGTTCTGTACGTGGTCCCAGGGAGAAGTCACTCCCACCATGCCTCATCCTGCTTCCACTCTTACTTGTGACTGTGGCCCTCCTGGGTCCCCTTATCCCCTGTCCACGCCCAGTGCCTTGGTGAGGTTCTGCCCCCAAGGGCACGCCATGGGCTAGGGCAGGGTGAAGGGAGGCCCAGTGGGCAAAGCATAGGCACTCAAGCTCACAGCCGGCCCTGCCCTTCCCTGCAGAAGAAGCTTCCCCTCATGGTTCTGTCCACCACAATGGCTGAGAGCTTCAAGGAGCTGGACCCTGATTCCAGCATGGGGTGAGCATGGACAGGGGCCTCAGCCTTCACCTGGAGATGCCAAGGAGGGATCTGGGCTGGGAGGGGGtccagggcagggagggcagccACCGTAGAAGGGTGACCAAGCTGGAGAGAGGGTCTGGGCTGGGGACAGTGTCCAGATCAGTGAGAGCAGCCAGGCCTGGGAGAGTGTTGGCCCAGCGAAGATGAAGTAGAGACACAAGGGGCAGGAGGTGATGGGGAGGGAGGATGCTCCACCTGTTGTTTCCAGATTGGGGTGAGGGGTTGCGGGAGCCTGGACCCACTGGGTGACGTGTCCACAGGAAGGCcttggagatgagctgtgccATTCAGAACCAGCTGGCCCGCATCCTGGCCGAGTTTGAGATGACCCTGGAGAGGGATGTCCTGCAGCCACTCAGCAGGCTGAGTGAGGTGACCCTacgccctgcccccagcctccccagcctctagctcccacctccccagctcaCTAATTTTCTCCCACCCCATACCCTGCCCCCAGGAGGAGCTGCCAGCCATACTCAAGCATAAGAAAAGCCTGCAGAAGCTGGTGTCAGACTGGAACACCCTCAAGAGCAGGTGGGAGCCACAGAGTCTGGGTGGGTCCATGCCCAGGTCAGCCCACAGAGGTGGCCACAGAGCTTCAAGCTGCTTCCCACACTAGGACGACACTGTACAGCCCACTGGGGACCGTGTGTACTTATGCACATGTCTGGTTCTTAGGAACACATATAGGGGTACATGCGAGGGTGcctctgtgcgtgtgtgtgcacgtgcttGTGCTAGCTGGGGGTGACCCCAAACCCTGGGATAGCCGTAAACAACCCTCCAAAATCAACCCTCCAAAATCCCCGGATGGCAGGAGGGCCCTCTACTCTCTACCCTGGAacttgtgggggtgggggggctgtgaCCACCAAGCCTACCACTAGGCGGCGCCCATGAGCACTCACCCCCGCCCCTCCCCGTGGAGCTTTGGGATTTTCCTCTATAAATCCAAGAATGCTGTGTGGGTCAGGCATATGGAGGGGACACTTGGCCTGGACCGGCAATGGGGACAGTGACCACCCCACCTTGGGATCATCCCCAGGCTCAGCCAGGCAGCTAAGAACTCGGGCAGCGGGCAGGGCCTGGGCGGTGGACCAGGCAGTTACAGCCACACCACTACGGCCAACAAGGTGGAGACgctgaaggaagaggaggaggagctgaAGAAGAAGGTGGAGCTGTGCAAGGTGAGGGCGCACGTGGGGATCCCTGGAtgtgtgggggtggcaggggtgAGCACTGCCCTCGtttcacacatgaggaaactgaagctggtTGAGGTGACGGGGCTTGCCCACGGCCGTGTAAGTAGGaagcagcagagctgagatttgaaaccAGGCAGTCAGGCTCCAAGGTCTGTGTACTTAGCCATCGCCTGGTAGCCTCTTCTGTGCACACCATGCACATAACACCTGGGAGGCAGAGACTTGCTCTGCTCACTGGGGTCTTGGTGTATTtgtaagtgagtgaatgaatgaatggtgaatgaataaatggtgcGTAAcacaaggcactgtgctaagagcaTGTGGAAGGGAGGACTAGAAGCTGTAAAGGCCCCTCGAGAGTTTGAGGGGTTTCCTGTGAGCTCTCCCCAAATGCAAATCTTGGCAGAGAGCTGGCTGGGATCCTGCACATACAGCTTGGGCATGTCActaactgctctgagcctcagcttcccctctGCCCCAACCTGACTGGTGTAagcccttctctctctgtccccaagGACGAGTACTTGGCTGACCTGTACCACTTTGCCACCAAGGAGGACACATATGCCAACTACTTTATCCATGTGAGTCCAAGATTGGGCTCTAACCACCCAGGGGTGGACACCAGAGCCAGGGACCCCCTGCTAAATGGTGGGAAGGAGGGGTCTGCTTTTGTGGACCCCATGCAAGGTTCAgcttcccccactcccccccGGGGGTGCCCCTTGTCCCCACAGCTCATGGAGATTCAGGCCGACTACCATCGCAAATCTCTGAGCTCGCTGGACACGGCCCTGGCTGAGCTGAAGGAGAACCACAGCCAATCAGGTGGGGACACAGGTGGGCCCCATCCCCAGACCCCTGACCCCCGCTGTGCTCAGGGCATGTTAAGAAGCTTCCACTCCATCATGAAAAGCAATGGGGAGCCATAGATGAGTTCTGAGCAGGGGAGGGCTCAATTAGATTTGTGATGGAGAGATGgctctggctgctgtgaggagGATGGAATGAGGTGGGTAGGACTGGAGCCAGGAGACCTGTTCGGAGGCAGAAGGGAagtgatggtggcttggactgGGGTGGAAGCAGTAGACGTGAGCAGATTCGAGAGATGTGTTAGATGATTTCAGGATGTGTGGCATGGAAGGTCGGGTGGGAGGGGTGGTACCATTGGCCAAAGCTGTAGTCCCTTGAGGATGTCTGGGGGGTGCCCCTGGCTGACCATGGGTGGGAGGACCCTGGGCCGCTGATCTGTCTCGTCCCTGCAGACCCCTCCCCCTCGATGACGGCCGCCCCCTTCTCCAGGGTGTATGGGGTGTCTCTGGGAGCGCACCTGCAAGAGCTGGGCCGGGACATTGCCCTGCCCATGGAGGCCTGCGTCCTGATGCTGCTTTCTGAGGGTGTAAAGGAAGAGGTAGGACCCActggggctggtggggagagCGCATCTGGGCCCTCAGTTTTTCCCAAACCTCCCCCATACTGCCTGTGCTGTGCCTGTAATCCCACCATTAGAGCACAGGTCCCAGGAGAAGGCATGGCCTCCTGTTGCTGAAGGGACACCACCTCCCCCGTAGTGATTCTCCTGTGGGCTGGGTGCTGTGCTATAAGCCTTTGCATTGAGGAAGTTAATTATCCCAGTAACCTTGGAGGGAGCCGTCAGTGGCTCCATTTTACAGGGGGAGACAGAGCTCAAGAGGTAGACATGCCCAGTGGCATATGAGAAGGTGGCAGTGAAGCCAGGGACTCAGGTTCCGTCACCACCTCATGCTGCCCTCCAGCCATATCTTGCTAGTCCCTCGGCTGCTTTCCTGAGGACAGACCCTTAGTAGGCGGAACTCAAAAACAGACTGAGGCTTCTTGACAGGCCTGCGaggcctcctttctctcttccatgtGTAACCAGACACCtttctcccagcccccagccccacttcCCCCTTTGCTCAGAGTCCTAGACCTTGAGAGTTGAGACGATGCATAGACACTGGTGTCTACTCAGCCTGTCAGGCCAGCGGGCAGAGGCCCAGTGAGGTCCAGCTGCCTTCCCCAGGCCATGAGCGAGCCAGGGCCTCCTGCTCTGCTCACCCCTCCGTGACCGCCCCCATCTCTCGCACCCCAGGGCCTCTTCCGTCTGGCCGCAGGGGCCTCAGTGCTGAAACGCCTCAAGCAGATGATGGCCTCGGACCCCCGCAGCCTGCAGGAGTTCTGCTCCGACCCCCACGCCGTGGCAGGTGCCTGCTCCAAGGAGTCCTGGGTGGAGGGCGACCCCCAAATCTCTGCTACAGCTGCCTGAAATGATCCCGTGACAGTTTGGTTTGAGGCCTGATAAACTGCTGAGGAGACATAGGGGTCCTTAAAGTGGGTGTTATGATGTACGGTTTCCTGGGAACAAGATCATTAGCCTGTAGCATTTTCTCTAAAAGGTCCATGGCCCAAAAAAACGAACAAGGGCCAGAGGTTCCTAACTGATGGAGAGAGCTGGGtactggggtggaggtgggggtttGGGGGCTGCATCtgagcccccaccaccaccactgcagGTGCCCTCAAATCCTATCTGCGGGAACTGCCGGAGCCCCTGATGACCTTTGACCTCTATGACGATTGGATGAGGGCAGCCAGGTGAGGCTTAGGATGGGGGGTTTGGGGGAAGCCCAGGATGCACAGGGGGCCCCCTGGGCTGGCTCACCAGTTCTgttcccctccccagcctgaaGGAGCCGGGAGCCCGGCTAGAGGCCCTCCAAGAGGTGTGCAGCCGCCTGCCCCCAGAGAACTTCAGTAACCTCAGGTGAGCCCCAAGCCAGCCCCTGGGACTCCAAAAGTCTGGCTCTACTGGGCCTGGATTTGAGTCCTGCCTCCTTGTCCTAAGCAATATTTCTGAAAACACAGCTTAGATGTACtagtcatattttttaatactaCACGTTGAACTAAACATATACCTTGAACCTTTGAAGCCACACCACCTGGCTTCAAATTCCACCTCTGCcactgtgtggccctgggcaggtgacttgacctctctgtgcctaggCTAGAAAACACAAGAGTCTAACAGTCCCTACTCCATAGGGTGGCTGGGAGATTCTCAACGTAGCTCAGTACCTGACACTACGTGGCACTCAGAAGGTCAGCTaatttaactattaaaatttttaaaaccagcCTGTGTGGTGTCTTGGCCGCACTTTGGAAACCTCAGGCTGGGAAAGTCTCAGGTCTCGGAGGCATCAGTGGGTGTTCGATGCCCCGCCCGTGACCCAAGCCCACCTCCTGTCTCCCGAGGTACCTCATGAAGTTCCTGGCACGGCTGGCTGAGGACCAGGAGGTGAACAAGATGACACCCAGTAACATCGCCATCGTCCTGGGGCCCAACCTGCTGTGGCCCCCTGAGAAAGAAGGGTGAGGGGCCGAGGCGGGGGGGAAGGGAGCAGTTCCCACCCCAACTGTCTGCTGCGTGTGTTTCCCCCGGGCCTTGGAATGGGTTGAGCGGCTCCTATTCTCGTGGCTGCTGTGAGGGGCAGCCAGAAGGGATCATGCACCCCTCAAGGCTTTGGAGATAGGCATTCTGGGTAATGGGGTGCTCGGGAGGCTGGAGCCCGAGATCTGGTTCTAGCCCCACCCCACCTTCCAAAGATGGGTCTTAGGAAGTCACTCTcgacctccatttcctcatctgtaagttaGAGAGAAATGATACAAACTCTGAAGATTGTTGCTGTGGGAATTAATTGAGATAATGAATAGAAAACTGTTTTACAAACTGTGAACTGCTGTCATATGCGAGGGGTCATTATTATTCACCTGGCCGTGACCTGGCAAAAGAGTTCATTCATTTGCTGAGTGCAGCTATTTAGTAGAGGCTGCCCAGATTCGAGAATTGTGCGGAAAGTTGCCATGACACTGGTGATGCCTGTGATGGGtaaagaaagggaagaatttgGTGTGCGAGCGACATGTTTGCCATCCACAGGGGTCTGTGAACTTTTGAGAACAGGGACTCGACATGATTGATCCTTGTGTTCCCAGTGGCCAGCACAGAGCCAGAGAGTTGCAGTTACTAGGACGTTGCTCAATGATGACTCACTTGCCCTCCCTTTTGTACCAGGGACCAGGCCCAGCTGGATGCAGCGTCAGTGTCGTCCATCCAGGTGGTGGGCGTGGTGGAGGCTCTGATACAAAACGCAGACACCCTCTTCCCTGGAGGTGAAGCTCCTTCCTGTGTACATGTGCCCCTTGGTGGACCCTCTGCCCAGCTCAGTGCCCTTCAGACCAGCTTCAATCCCTGGGAGCCCCACAAACTCACCACACAACCTGGAGGAAATTGCTTctccactctgagcctcagtgtctcaTCTGTGAAACGGGGATGATCCTGTCTGCCTGCCTGGTGGAATTGTTGTGAGGCTCCCATGGGAGTGGGCACATGGATATAGTCCAGACATTGTCAGGGGAGAGGGAAAGTGGTCCTGGCACTGGCTGAGCGGTGGAGGCTGGCGGCGGCTTTGAAAGCTAAGACCTGCTCTCTTCTATCTGCAGATATCAACTTCAATGTGTCAGGCCTGTTCTCAGGCCCTGCCCCCCAGGACAAGGTCAGCGACAAGCTGGCCTCTGAGGACCTTCCAACCATTGCTGTGCCCACCCCGGTCGCCGCCCCAGCTCcggcccccaccccaacctcagTGGCTACCAAGGAAAGGTAAGGACTGACCGATATGAATGGCTTCTGTCCTGGCCCCAAGGTGCCCATCCCGAGGCACCGTCTCTCAGGGCTTCCAATAGGATTTCAGGAAATGTAATTACTGTATTTCCATCCCAAATAACCAGGTTTGCCAGTTTGCAGTAGGTGGGGTGGAGACCCAGAGGTGATATTCCTCTCAGCCTCTGATGTATTTCCTCGTTCGTAGTATGGCTATTTCCTGAGCAcgtgctatgtgccaggcactgtttcaggTCCTGGGGATTTAGGAATCTAGGGAACTGATCACTTGAGAATTTGTAAATACCTTCCAGTCTTCTCTTTGATACTTTAAATCTGGAAAGGCTGCATGGTACCATGTTGCCTCCACACCAAGCAGGTATTGTTCAGTTGTCACAGACTGCTGGGGCCCAAACCATGAATTTCCTCAGATGAGCAAGACAGACGAATGCTATCCTTAGAGCTTGTGTTCCTGGGGGTGGAATCAACAAGTACACCGATAAACGCACAATATAATGTCAGGCAGTGGTGCGTGCTATAAAGGAGAATAGAGCGGGGTAGGGGATCTGAGTGCAGCGCTACTCTAGCCGTGGGGTCAGAAAAGTGTCCCCAAGGAGGAGCCAGCTGAGCAGAGACCTGGAAGGATCCAGGAATGAGTCATGGCCTCCCCTCTCCTTCTCATCCACTCTGGCTTCTAGTGGCTCGGGCATCCCATCAAGGTGACGTGGAGGCTGAGAGCTGAGGCAGAGGGGAGGCCCTGCTTTCTACCTGCCATCCTGGCCCCATGGGGGACCATGGGCATTGTTGCAGTGTCACACCACAGCCAGGGGCTCATTGGATGCAAATCCTGGCCAATGCCAGAAGTGTCTTCCCAGGGGTTTCTAGTCTGGAGACAGATGCCAGGCCCAGCTACAGGTGAAGAACCCAAACTCTGCCTGTTGGCCTGGAGTCTCCCCAAGGTTCCAGGAGATTTCTGGGAGATGCCCAAAGCTGACCCTgaccctctccttccctcacagGACAGAGTCTGAGGCACCCCTCAGACCAGCTTCCCCCAAGGTCAGTAGGAGCTCCCCGGAGGCAGCTGCCCCAACGGAGGACGTGGCTCGGAGGAGTGAGTTGGTCGTGGGAAGAGACGGGAGATAGAGGGAGGGCAGGGACGGGGGTGGGCGATCCAGACCGTCCCGTTTCTAGGCAGCCAGGAGAGGCCAGGAATTCAGGTTTGCTGCCTGACACTCTGAGTGCAGaccccagctctgtgaccttgggcattgGGCAGGTGACTTCACCTGTTCATGCCTCAGCTTCTTCCTCTGTGTAATAGAACAATAACCGCACCTGCCTTGTCAGGCTATTTGGACAATTAAATGGTGCTACCTCGCTCATACAGTAAATGCTTGATAAAGGTTGGCCATCAAGCGTGGGGAGCAGTGGAGTCCAGTCCCTCAAGAAGCCCAGAGGTCACAAAGTGAAGAAGGAGTATGGAGTCTTCACAGGACAATgagggaggggaggtggtggtgctggtggtgggagGTGACCGAGGGCCTCCTCCTGAGCCCTTTGGGACACTTGCCTGTTGACTTGGCCAAAAGCCAggcaggtgaggaagctgagggttCAGGTGGGAAGTCTGCCAGGGAGACTAGGACACTTGGGAGGCCCCGCTCAGCCCAAGAGGCTCTAGAGTTTTCCACCTGGGTATACAGTGTAGAGCCAGGAGTAGAGGGAGCAGCTGCAAGAGCCTCCGGACCAGCAAGAGCTGGTGGGTTGCCCAGGGAGCTTCATGCAGGAGGTGCGTCTAGCCTCCTTTCCGGTATGGGGGGCAAGTGGGATATTTGCTCATTGGAGCACAAGTCGAAGGACTGTCACAGCATCACCTGAGCTGGTCCTCACATCAGCCCTTGGAGGTTGAGGCGCTCATCCCATCTTaccatgaggaaactgagggcccAGGAGAGCAAGTGATTTGCCCAAATCCCCTAGTGGGCGGAGGCAGAGCTAGGATCAGAGTCCAGACCTCCTAACTCCACCCAGCCCTTCAACTGCCTCTCAAGGTCAGAGCTGCGCAGTGGGATCTCTGAGCTGGGGCGGGGTAGTTCTGCTGGGCTTCGAGAAGCAGGGAGCCAGACGCAGGTGTTGGAACAGGCAGCATTTCTTTATTCGATAAGTGTGTACTGAACACCTACTCCGTGCTCAGCTCTGTGCTAGTCAACCACACATAAGATGGCCTCACTGAGTTTACGTTCTAGTGGGGAAAACAAGCAGTGATCAAGCCAAATAAAAACTGGCAAGATCATTTCAGAGAGCAACAGGTCCTGTAAAGAACACACAAGTGGAAAATGTGACAGTCACTGGGTCAGGGTCAGGGAGTACTCTAGCTGAGCGTGGGAAGGAACATGGAGAGAGGCCTGAGTGATGAAGAGCCAGCCATGGAAACTGCTCCtggcagaaggaaaagcagatgcaaagggcctgaggtggGGTCAAGCTTGGTGGATTTGCCACAGACAGTATGGACACCTAActgcccctttcctttctctacaGCCAAGCGCCCAGCACCAGCCCGGCCCAACATGCCACCCCCCCAGGTCTCCAGCACCCGctcctcccctccagccccatccctgccccctGGCTCTGGCAGCCCTGTGACCCCCCGGGCTCTGCCCCGCCGTCTGGTTGGCAGCAGCCTCCGAGCCCCCACAGTGCCACCCCCATTGCCTCCCATGCCACCCCAGCCTGCCCGGCGCCAGAGTCGGCGTTCACCAGCCTCCCCCAGCCAGGCCTCCCCCGGTccagcctcccccagcccagTCTCTCCGAGTATGCCTGCACAGGTGGACATGGGGATGaccacagaggagggagggggcccTGAGGCTGCAGGCAGGGCATCCACTCCCCCAGCTATGCCTCCTCAGCCCCGGCCCAGGAGCCTTGCCTCAGAGACTGACTGAGCTGGTGGCTCCTCCCTGACAGCCCTCAgcgtcccctccctcccaccttgtCCTCCCAGGACACAGCCCTCACCCCTCCCAAGTGGTGGGGTCCTCCAGCCTTTGCCTACAAGTGCCTTGGTGCCTGCTGGGTCAGCCCCCACGGCAGGGAGGACTCAGGATAGTCCTCCACTTCCAGTCCTTTTCCCCTTTGGATCCACCCTGCGCTTGGGGGGCCTCAGCCTACCCCCCACTCTCTAGCTTGGTCCCACGGGAGCTGCCAGAAGGAAGGTGAGCTTGCCTGCTCCTATAGGACCAATTTTTCCCTTGCCAACGTATTTTTTTGTAAGGCtggcaaataaattattttggacAAAACTGGAACAGCTGCCCAAAAGATAGCTTTATTTTCTGTACTCGAAATAAAGAATCCACTTTCACAAAGGGGGGAAAATTATCTATTCtttgcctcctttcctttctcctgcctgaaATCACAACAACCGAAGTTTTCAGCACTTACTCTAGGCAACACACTGCGTTTTTCTGTGCATGATTTCCATTTAATCCTCTCTCAAGGAAGTAAATCCCATGAcctcttacagatgaggagactgaggctgaggctgagaacATGACCTGCCAAGGGCACAGCGAGTGAAGGATGGACCTGGGATTAGGACCCAGGTCTGAATGATTCCACAGCCTAGGCCTGTCCCTCACATCCTGTGCAATTTACTTAATAACAACTTCCACCACACAAGTATTGTTCTGATGATTAAATAAGACACTCATAACTTCCAAAGCACCACCCTTGCACACAAAAGCGCACCCGAGAAGTGATGGCTGCTGTTGATGCCGGTTCCCCCAATCTGCAGTGTTCCAGAGAAGGGGAAACACCCCCTGGAGCAGGGATGGATCGGTCTGCACCCTTCCCTGAGGCTGTTCTGCCAGAACTTGGGTGAGGTCCCCAACTCAGCCCTACATCTGAGTTGCTCCTGAGAACAGACAGgcagaactgaaaattaaaatcaagtatGGCTCTGGGAGCCCATATTAGCCCTGTTAGGGGCAAGTCACTAACCCAGActggtatgtgtatgtgtgtgttccaAGCCTTAGAGGCTGGGTGACAAGATGGGGTTCCTG of the Rhinolophus sinicus isolate RSC01 linkage group LG02, ASM3656204v1, whole genome shotgun sequence genome contains:
- the SH3BP1 gene encoding SH3 domain-binding protein 1, whose amino-acid sequence is MMKRQLHRMRQLAQTGSLGRTPETAEFLGEDLQQVEQRLEPAKRAAHNVHKRLQACLQGQSGADMDKRVKKLPLMVLSTTMAESFKELDPDSSMGKALEMSCAIQNQLARILAEFEMTLERDVLQPLSRLSEEELPAILKHKKSLQKLVSDWNTLKSRLSQAAKNSGSGQGLGGGPGSYSHTTTANKVETLKEEEEELKKKVELCKDEYLADLYHFATKEDTYANYFIHLMEIQADYHRKSLSSLDTALAELKENHSQSDPSPSMTAAPFSRVYGVSLGAHLQELGRDIALPMEACVLMLLSEGVKEEGLFRLAAGASVLKRLKQMMASDPRSLQEFCSDPHAVAGALKSYLRELPEPLMTFDLYDDWMRAASLKEPGARLEALQEVCSRLPPENFSNLRYLMKFLARLAEDQEVNKMTPSNIAIVLGPNLLWPPEKEGDQAQLDAASVSSIQVVGVVEALIQNADTLFPGDINFNVSGLFSGPAPQDKVSDKLASEDLPTIAVPTPVAAPAPAPTPTSVATKERTESEAPLRPASPKVSRSSPEAAAPTEDVARRTKRPAPARPNMPPPQVSSTRSSPPAPSLPPGSGSPVTPRALPRRLVGSSLRAPTVPPPLPPMPPQPARRQSRRSPASPSQASPGPASPSPVSPSMPAQVDMGMTTEEGGGPEAAGRASTPPAMPPQPRPRSLASETD